Proteins encoded by one window of Branchiostoma floridae strain S238N-H82 chromosome 6, Bfl_VNyyK, whole genome shotgun sequence:
- the LOC118418687 gene encoding uncharacterized protein LOC118418687 yields the protein MPVGLRHVLLHMSHDAPLNTRRPDWGPRRRVANTLFRAVWFGSNMTIGAQTRAPGRDTPTYVFPEELRWAVRARFPDDPVHLYDGAVDQQASVYRVDVVDLATTTWPRCRCDGEAGPPAGRPVRRGRGRGTRSGPYSRGQ from the exons ATGCCCGTGGGGTTGAGGCATGTCCTTCTCCACATGAGCCACGACGCCCCGCTGAACACGAGGCGACCAGACTGGGGGCCTCGCCGCCGCGTGGCGAACACCCTGTTCCGGGCAGTGTGG TTTGGCTCCAACATGACGATCGGGGCCCAGACGAGAGCGCCAGGCCGGGACACGCCCACCTACGTGTTCCCGGAGGAACTGCGCTGGGCCGTCAGGGCGCGATTCCCTGACGACCCTGTCCACCTCTATGATGGAGCGGTGGACCAGCAGGCCTCT GTGTATCGTGTCGACGTGGTCGACCTGGCCACCACCACCTGGCCCCGTTGCAGGTGCGATGGAGAGGCAGGACCCCCGGCTGGACGCCCAGTTCGCCGCGGTCGAGGGCGCGGGACCCGGTCTGGTCCTTACTCCAGAGGACAGTAG